In the Salvia miltiorrhiza cultivar Shanhuang (shh) chromosome 8, IMPLAD_Smil_shh, whole genome shotgun sequence genome, AACCACATTACTCTCTTACTTGAGATCTCAAGAGAAACATTACTTTCTTACTTCATCTCAAGAAAAACATTACTTCCACACTCATTTCTGAGATGATCAAGGAGACCTACACATACAAAGccaaaaccaaaaccaaaaccaaaaaaagaaaagaagaaaacaaaatagAAAAGCAAATGAGTCCTTCACCATTGCTATTGCTGCAAGCCGACTCTACAATGGATGCTGCATAGGAGGATGAGCAAGCTCTAACTCACACCTAGAGTTCACTTGGTGATCTCTTCATGCTCGTATCCGGCGACAGATTTCTTCCTTCTCGAAGAAGGGCTGGCGTTGCACTGATCGTAAGGCTGTGAAGCAAGGTACTTGAGAGCCTTGACGATGTCACCAATCTGCGGCCTTATGTTGGGCTGCTCTTGAATGCACATTGCAGCAATGGCTAGGGCTTGGTACAGCCCCCTCACCGGATACCGTCCCTCCAGAGCCGGATCAGCCATTTCGTGGAACTTCTTACGGTCTTTGAACAGCGGCCGTGCCTGTTTGTTACATGCATTATTCAAGAATCACAAGCAATGGACAAGAGGGTGTTTTTGACTTTTGTTCATCGATGAGCTCAACACTATGGAAAGAATATGCCATAAAGATATCAACTATGCAACACTAGTGCAGCCATTTTAGATGGCCCTAATGAGAAAGAATCAATTCCAAATTTCAAGTGGACTAATATTGTGGGAATGAGATGAAAGTTGAAGATACTAACCCAATCAACTAGATTTTGCTCGGGGCCGGATCTTGTGTAGTCGATAGCTCTCCTACCCGTCAAGATCTCCAAAAGGACTACACCGAAGCTATAGATATCCGACTTGAAGTTGAGTTGGCCAGTCATGGCATAATCAGGAGCACAGTATCCGTACGTGCCCATCACTCTGGTGGAAACATGAGTTTCGTCTCCACACGGCCCCTCTTTGGCTAAACCAAAATCGGATAGTTTGGGATGATATCCCTCCCCAAGCAAGATGTTGGAACACTTCAAATCACGGTATATTATTGGTGGTGACATCTTGGTATGCAAATACTCCAACCCTTCTGCTGCCCCAGATGCCATCTTCATCCTAGCATTCCAGTCGAGGACCTTGCTGCCGGGGTAAATGTCTAGAGCCGAAGAAACGCACATCAAATACAATTGAAGATGgcgaaaaaagagaaagaaagtgAGCTTGCATACCATGTAAAAGGTCCTCCAAAGAACCTAGTGGCATATATTCATAGACTAACAACCTCTGATCTCCCTCAGCACAATAGCCTATTAATTTGACAAGATTAGGGTGCTCTGCATTACTTAATGTTAAGACTTCAGCCACGAATTCCCTAATTCCTTGAGAGCCGTTGCGATCTAGTTGCTTGATGGCCACAATCTGCATTCACAATaacaacaaacataacaaatttgcaaACATATGAAGCCATTCAAACAAAGTAAACACATATACTGCATTGTTGCATCACTCGATGTACCTCACCATCCGGTAAACGACCTTTGTAAACTTGTCCAAATCCTCCTTCACCGATAAAATTTCCATCCTTGAAATTCTCCGTTGCAGCAACTAACTCAGCTAGGGCGAATTTCCTCGCTTGGAAGGCTTCACTTTCCGAACCACAGGTAGAACTCAAGCTAGAATTTGTGGATTGAGACACTAGTTTAGGCTCTTTCGTAGACCTATATGAGCTCGCCTGCGAGTGGTCTAAACAACATAACATAGAAGAAAGATGAACACAGAAGATCAAAGAAGATCAAACACCAAGTTACAAGATCAATTGCCCCAATTTAATCAATAATAACTATCTTCATTCAGAATTCATAATGCAAAGACAGATTTTGCAAAGCCAAACAGCAACCAAGCATGATTTTCATCAAAGCCAGTAAGTTGTAACAAGCAATTAGCATGCTTTAAATTAATACATTAGGCCTTTTCAAGATTAAATATTGCTTTAATATCATGTCAATATATCACCACCTTTTTTTTCCCACCATCAATATCACATTTTCTACAGTAACATTCTACACAGTTCAAAGAGAATTTTACACAACAAACAATCACAAATGCAGAAATTCTTATTCAGCCCTCTCCAAATTAGTCaaatttacataaaattaaGGAGAAAACACGACGCATGAAACTCAATATGAAAAACCGAACATGCAATGAAGGAAACTATTTCAAACAAGACAAAAATCAGATCTTTTCCAAAACCCATGTCGAAAATTTCAACAAATCCATTTAAAAAACCCTTGATCACGAGAAATAAAAGAAGCGTTTCATCTAAAATTGTGTAAAATTTAATCACATTTACCCGATGGGGTTCGTGCATGACCATCATCTCTTCGTTTATTGTCGAGGgccatctttttctttttatgttgtttcttgtgagcagaggaatcacctgcGCACGAGAAACACCCCATGCCTagcttcctcctcctccctctctctctctcctccctcttTCTCCCCTCtctctaaatatatatatttcttttatttctcaGCTGCAAATAACGGAGAACAgggaaagaaaaataattacaaaatagaAGAAAGGTTTgcagaaagagaaagaagagagagagaaaagaggaaAATTTTGCTCTGTTCTATGCAGATTTCTACTTCAAATATAACCAACCTCTGCTCTTGAAGATGATCATTCTACTTCTCGCACAGGGCTTTCTATAAGTCCCTCCAATGATGGATCGCCACGTggaaatattttatattcttgTGCCACGTGTAATTATCTGAATGGTTCCTTCTTTTCTCGGCGCGGCATAgaatataatattatatcaCATTTCTACTTTAACTGGTTCTGCTACGCTCACGCTATTTCATT is a window encoding:
- the LOC131000001 gene encoding probable serine/threonine-protein kinase PBL7 isoform X1, whose amino-acid sequence is MGCFSCAGDSSAHKKQHKKKKMALDNKRRDDGHARTPSDHSQASSYRSTKEPKLVSQSTNSSLSSTCGSESEAFQARKFALAELVAATENFKDGNFIGEGGFGQVYKGRLPDGEIVAIKQLDRNGSQGIREFVAEVLTLSNAEHPNLVKLIGYCAEGDQRLLVYEYMPLGSLEDLLHDIYPGSKVLDWNARMKMASGAAEGLEYLHTKMSPPIIYRDLKCSNILLGEGYHPKLSDFGLAKEGPCGDETHVSTRVMGTYGYCAPDYAMTGQLNFKSDIYSFGVVLLEILTGRRAIDYTRSGPEQNLVDWARPLFKDRKKFHEMADPALEGRYPVRGLYQALAIAAMCIQEQPNIRPQIGDIVKALKYLASQPYDQCNASPSSRRKKSVAGYEHEEITK
- the LOC131000001 gene encoding probable serine/threonine-protein kinase PBL5 isoform X2; translated protein: MEILSVKEDLDKFTKVVYRMIVAIKQLDRNGSQGIREFVAEVLTLSNAEHPNLVKLIGYCAEGDQRLLVYEYMPLGSLEDLLHDIYPGSKVLDWNARMKMASGAAEGLEYLHTKMSPPIIYRDLKCSNILLGEGYHPKLSDFGLAKEGPCGDETHVSTRVMGTYGYCAPDYAMTGQLNFKSDIYSFGVVLLEILTGRRAIDYTRSGPEQNLVDWARPLFKDRKKFHEMADPALEGRYPVRGLYQALAIAAMCIQEQPNIRPQIGDIVKALKYLASQPYDQCNASPSSRRKKSVAGYEHEEITK